One stretch of Rosistilla oblonga DNA includes these proteins:
- a CDS encoding virulence RhuM family protein, whose product MTNNLPAPASDDGGEFLLYRTDDGSTRIEVRMADENVWLSQKDMAELFRTTPQNITQHLSTIYEEGELTESATCKEYLQVRSEGKRQVQRSLKHYNLDAIISVGYRVRSHRGTQFRIWATQRLREYLIKGFAMDDLRLKQSGGGNYFEELLARIRDIRSSERVFWRKVLDIYSTSIDYDPSNETSLLFFKTVQNKMHWAAHGQTAAEVVHSRADASLPNMGLSTFDGDRPRKADVSIAKNYLEEEEIEALNRIVTAYLEFAELQAMNRKPMHMADWISKLDDFLRLSDREILTHAGKISHDSAKEKAVAEFAQFKEQQRNLPQPVDRHFDDSLAELKKVEGEAKQVQKKKPTKTAASKKKPSKKSPRKKKRKGE is encoded by the coding sequence ATGACCAACAACCTTCCAGCACCGGCGTCCGACGACGGAGGAGAGTTTCTGCTCTATCGGACCGATGACGGCTCCACCCGCATCGAGGTCCGGATGGCAGACGAGAACGTCTGGCTGTCCCAGAAAGACATGGCCGAGCTGTTTCGGACGACGCCACAAAACATAACTCAACACCTGTCAACGATTTACGAAGAAGGTGAACTGACCGAATCGGCAACATGTAAGGAATACTTACAAGTTCGATCCGAGGGCAAACGCCAGGTCCAACGGTCGCTCAAACACTACAATCTCGACGCCATCATCTCGGTCGGCTATCGCGTCCGCTCCCATCGTGGGACGCAGTTTCGCATCTGGGCCACCCAGCGGCTCCGCGAATACCTGATCAAAGGTTTTGCGATGGACGATCTGCGGCTGAAGCAGTCTGGTGGCGGCAACTACTTTGAAGAACTGCTCGCCCGGATTCGCGACATCCGTTCCAGCGAACGGGTCTTCTGGCGAAAGGTGCTCGACATCTACTCGACGAGCATCGACTACGATCCCAGCAACGAAACTTCGCTGCTATTCTTCAAGACGGTGCAGAACAAGATGCACTGGGCCGCGCACGGGCAGACCGCTGCCGAAGTGGTTCACTCTCGCGCCGATGCCTCGCTGCCCAACATGGGACTGTCAACGTTCGACGGCGACCGTCCCCGCAAGGCCGACGTCTCGATTGCTAAGAACTACCTCGAGGAAGAAGAGATCGAGGCACTCAACCGCATCGTCACCGCCTATCTCGAATTCGCCGAGTTGCAGGCCATGAATCGCAAGCCGATGCATATGGCCGACTGGATCAGCAAGCTGGACGACTTCTTACGATTGTCGGATCGTGAGATCCTGACTCACGCCGGAAAGATTTCGCACGACTCTGCCAAAGAGAAAGCGGTAGCGGAATTTGCCCAGTTCAAAGAACAGCAACGCAACCTGCCCCAGCCGGTCGACCGACACTTCGACGACTCATTGGCCGAACTCAAGAAAGTCGAAGGGGAAGCCAAACAGGTTCAGAAAAAGAAACCAACGAAGACGGCGGCTTCTAAGAAGAAGCCAAGCAAGAAGTCTCCCCGCAAGAAAAAGAGGAAGGGTGAATAA
- a CDS encoding sulfatase, with amino-acid sequence MKYLLAIIGFLLASPFVAVADQPNLVLILADDLGFGDVGYQGAPDIKTPHIDRLAAQGITFTNMRANCTVCSPTRAALMTGRYADRVGVPGVIRTEPENSWGYFTPGVPTIADRLSAVGYHTAIVGKWHLGLQSPNTPNDRGFDFFHGFLGDMMDDYYHHRRGGINFMRRDREVIDPEGHATDLFTDWAIDYIRQSQADSKTPFFLYLPYNAPHFPIQPPAEWLEQTKTRFPELDAKRAQNVAFVEHLDHNVGRFLDALDEAGFREKTVVAFSSDNGGSLPHGQRNLPWRDGKQSHYDGGLRVPFLIRPTDAELAGTQCDYSGLTFDLAATFVDLAGAEPDSESDAVSLKPVLDGKPMQEEARELYFVRREGNNRYAGCAYHAVIRGHWKLLQNDPFSPLELYDLQLDPHETNNVIGKHPKIANQLKASLRRHIQQGGRVAWQP; translated from the coding sequence ATGAAATACCTTCTCGCAATCATCGGCTTTCTACTGGCCTCACCCTTTGTAGCGGTGGCCGATCAACCGAACTTGGTCTTGATCTTGGCCGACGACTTGGGATTCGGCGACGTCGGATACCAGGGGGCACCGGATATCAAGACGCCCCACATCGACCGCTTGGCAGCGCAAGGGATCACGTTCACCAACATGCGAGCCAACTGCACCGTCTGTTCGCCAACGCGGGCGGCGTTGATGACGGGGCGATATGCAGATCGGGTAGGGGTTCCTGGAGTCATCCGAACCGAACCCGAAAACTCCTGGGGTTATTTCACTCCCGGCGTACCCACGATCGCCGATCGACTCAGCGCTGTGGGCTATCACACTGCGATCGTAGGCAAATGGCATCTGGGATTGCAGTCGCCCAACACGCCCAATGACCGCGGCTTTGATTTCTTTCACGGATTCTTGGGCGACATGATGGACGACTACTACCATCATCGCCGTGGAGGGATCAATTTCATGCGGCGCGATCGGGAAGTGATCGATCCCGAAGGGCATGCGACGGACTTATTCACCGATTGGGCGATCGATTACATCCGACAAAGTCAAGCCGATTCGAAGACTCCCTTCTTCCTTTACTTGCCCTACAACGCACCTCATTTCCCGATCCAACCTCCGGCGGAGTGGTTGGAACAGACGAAGACGCGGTTTCCCGAATTGGATGCGAAACGTGCCCAGAATGTGGCTTTTGTAGAGCATCTGGATCACAACGTGGGCCGTTTTTTGGACGCGCTCGATGAAGCCGGTTTTCGCGAGAAAACCGTGGTCGCCTTCTCATCGGACAATGGCGGTTCACTGCCGCATGGACAACGCAATCTTCCCTGGCGCGATGGAAAACAAAGTCACTACGACGGCGGCCTTCGAGTTCCCTTCCTGATCCGGCCAACCGATGCAGAACTTGCCGGAACGCAATGCGACTATTCGGGGCTGACCTTTGACCTGGCGGCCACATTTGTTGATCTGGCGGGAGCGGAGCCGGACTCCGAATCCGATGCGGTCAGTTTGAAACCGGTGCTAGACGGAAAGCCGATGCAAGAGGAGGCACGCGAGCTGTATTTTGTGCGTCGCGAAGGCAACAATCGCTATGCAGGATGCGCCTACCATGCTGTTATACGGGGACATTGGAAGTTGCTGCAAAACGATCCGTTTTCGCCGTTGGAACTGTATGATCTGCAATTGGATCCTCACGAAACGAACAACGTGATCGGCAAGCATCCCAAAATCGCAAACCAACTTAAGGCCTCCCTGCGGCGGCACATCCAACAAGGTGGTCGCGTCGCTTGGCAACCGTAG
- a CDS encoding phosphoglycerate mutase family protein, whose protein sequence is MSRFNSRIEDQVITSTSARTICQALFGLWVVLGTLNATPLFAQTDPNNATTTFLVVRHAERDGNLDKLTKTGLQRSQILASLGIALNVQVIYSTDTQRTKGTVQPLATAVGTEIRIYETPSEDWIASLAHKHAGEVVLIVGHSNTAGVIAGMLAKGKHLELAHDEYDALFVIRVSASETQSLRLRYGSSSDGASSADPDKMGTLVPAR, encoded by the coding sequence ATGAGCCGATTCAATAGCCGAATTGAAGATCAAGTCATCACGTCCACCAGCGCACGTACGATCTGCCAAGCATTGTTTGGGCTGTGGGTCGTGCTTGGCACACTGAATGCCACACCGCTGTTTGCCCAAACGGATCCGAACAACGCCACCACAACTTTTCTTGTCGTTCGGCACGCCGAGCGAGATGGCAACTTGGACAAGCTCACGAAGACTGGCCTGCAACGTTCACAAATTCTTGCTTCGCTAGGCATTGCACTGAATGTACAAGTGATTTACTCGACCGATACGCAACGGACGAAAGGTACAGTGCAACCGCTCGCAACAGCTGTCGGTACCGAGATCCGAATCTATGAAACACCGAGTGAAGATTGGATCGCTTCGCTTGCGCACAAGCATGCAGGGGAAGTCGTTTTGATTGTTGGCCACTCCAACACGGCGGGCGTGATCGCGGGCATGCTTGCGAAGGGAAAACACCTTGAGCTCGCCCACGACGAATACGACGCCCTGTTTGTCATTCGAGTATCCGCTTCCGAAACGCAATCCTTACGGCTGCGATACGGAAGTTCGTCTGACGGGGCTTCGTCAGCCGATCCAGACAAGATGGGAACGCTCGTACCAGCTCGCTGA
- a CDS encoding ATP-binding protein, giving the protein MKTIEATKLWKAAFEMDYPKGTLEETFQSKLESSFRSFRYLTSMLLGEIDRSFRDLTVHDITHTDALWQSADLLCGGAHGVTLNPSETFVLGGALLLHDAGLALSSYDEDILSIRTNAAWRDAASFFFRRIFDRRPRGDEIEASDPEFLQKIDEHFLRSRHAKQAEVLTNRSFGDNSIFLIEDHDLRESFGYSIGQVAYSHWWPADKTAAKLDRHLGACPLGPAEWTVDLLKIAFLVRCADSIQIDSRRAPALLRALRKPSGLSSRHWKVQEKLQQPYVRNGAVEFSSKSPFPLSDSDSWWIGHDLLSLADRELKSAEVHLLERRRRPLAANRVAGIGDAIGLQHFVQTDAWTPVMARVHVSDASNLASTLGGERLYGPKKIVALRELLQNARDATVARRALEGRDQKWGNVEISLSLEDQTHVLRVKDEGIGMSGEVLTGSLIDFGGSYWRSDDVLSDHPSLMASEFEPNGKFGIGFFSCFMVADHVRVISRPLDSAKNETQVLEFRDGLGGRIHIRPANSDEQLIDSGTTVELRLRSNPRNQEGMLAPWHYRSLTLPRDESHKRSDYWTLNELCQWLAPAIDVNLNVAEYGLKSQAVIANDWVDIAPEHLLARALMYRDADDRREILESENAKDRMRQMTIVRDDEGKAIGRAAICKTLPFKSDLPIGQLSLFAPNVVTAGRFRSHETLYICGLFLGCPSIASRNAGNPLAQIDGALLANWASGQGDMIAELECHHTIQADLAGFVRVLGGNARHLACFRTKDGMKTFAELCSMRLPDQVDLLQDFWGTGERQAELKPNQISVVSGKMKSIHDWALDSDPFARADHKIWNRFWMSLWGAAIEAVSESWGCDLQDVLQNMISRKNESLPNGGIRMSYDTLIRP; this is encoded by the coding sequence ATGAAGACAATTGAGGCTACGAAGCTTTGGAAAGCTGCGTTTGAAATGGATTACCCCAAAGGCACGCTTGAAGAAACATTTCAATCAAAACTCGAAAGTTCATTTCGTTCTTTTCGATATCTCACGTCGATGCTGCTTGGCGAGATCGACCGTTCGTTTCGCGATCTAACAGTCCACGACATAACGCACACGGATGCGCTTTGGCAAAGTGCAGACTTACTATGCGGAGGAGCACACGGCGTTACACTAAATCCGTCTGAGACCTTCGTGCTCGGAGGAGCGTTGCTGTTGCATGATGCCGGTTTGGCACTGTCAAGCTATGACGAGGATATTCTATCCATTCGCACGAACGCGGCCTGGCGTGACGCGGCTAGTTTTTTCTTTCGGCGCATTTTCGATCGTCGACCACGGGGCGATGAGATTGAGGCTTCGGACCCAGAATTTCTTCAAAAGATTGACGAGCATTTCCTGAGATCGCGGCACGCGAAGCAGGCAGAGGTTCTCACAAATCGCAGTTTCGGCGATAACTCCATCTTTCTGATCGAGGATCACGATCTTCGGGAATCGTTTGGATACTCTATCGGGCAAGTTGCTTACAGCCATTGGTGGCCGGCCGATAAAACTGCAGCGAAGCTGGATCGGCATTTGGGGGCTTGTCCGCTCGGTCCGGCTGAATGGACCGTCGATCTATTAAAGATTGCCTTCCTGGTTCGTTGTGCCGACTCTATTCAAATTGATTCACGGCGTGCGCCTGCGTTGCTGAGAGCGTTAAGAAAGCCTTCAGGTCTTTCCAGTCGTCACTGGAAAGTACAAGAGAAATTGCAACAACCGTACGTGAGGAACGGTGCGGTTGAGTTTTCCAGTAAGTCGCCGTTCCCGTTGAGCGATTCTGACTCTTGGTGGATAGGGCATGATTTGCTCTCGCTGGCAGATCGAGAATTGAAGTCCGCGGAAGTCCATTTGCTGGAACGACGGAGACGGCCACTCGCCGCGAATCGAGTCGCCGGCATCGGTGACGCAATCGGACTTCAACACTTCGTTCAAACAGATGCTTGGACCCCCGTCATGGCGCGCGTTCATGTTTCTGACGCCTCCAACCTTGCATCAACGCTTGGTGGTGAACGGCTTTACGGGCCAAAAAAGATCGTGGCTCTGCGCGAACTACTGCAAAACGCTCGAGACGCAACGGTTGCACGTCGCGCTTTGGAGGGTCGTGACCAGAAATGGGGCAACGTCGAGATTAGCCTCTCCCTCGAAGATCAAACGCACGTACTCCGTGTGAAGGATGAAGGGATCGGGATGTCAGGCGAAGTCCTGACCGGATCTCTAATCGATTTTGGCGGAAGCTATTGGCGATCGGACGATGTGCTTTCCGACCATCCATCACTGATGGCATCCGAGTTTGAACCAAATGGAAAATTTGGAATCGGCTTTTTCTCATGCTTCATGGTAGCCGACCATGTTCGAGTGATTTCACGCCCCTTAGATTCGGCTAAGAACGAAACGCAGGTGCTCGAATTTCGAGATGGACTTGGTGGGCGTATTCACATCAGGCCCGCAAACTCGGACGAGCAATTGATCGACTCGGGAACAACAGTTGAGCTGAGATTGCGTTCGAACCCAAGAAATCAAGAAGGAATGCTTGCACCCTGGCATTACCGAAGCCTTACGCTGCCTCGAGATGAGAGTCACAAAAGGTCAGATTATTGGACTCTCAATGAGTTGTGCCAATGGCTTGCACCGGCGATAGATGTCAATCTGAACGTCGCAGAGTATGGGCTGAAATCACAGGCTGTCATCGCAAACGACTGGGTTGACATTGCACCCGAGCATTTACTCGCTCGAGCCCTTATGTACAGAGACGCGGATGACCGACGAGAGATTCTTGAGTCCGAAAATGCCAAGGATCGAATGCGTCAAATGACCATTGTTCGAGACGATGAAGGCAAGGCGATCGGGAGAGCAGCCATATGCAAGACACTCCCGTTTAAAAGTGACCTCCCGATTGGGCAACTCTCCTTGTTTGCACCAAATGTCGTTACGGCAGGACGGTTTCGTTCCCATGAAACACTCTACATTTGCGGACTTTTTCTTGGCTGTCCGAGCATTGCATCAAGAAACGCCGGTAACCCACTTGCGCAAATTGACGGTGCTCTACTTGCAAATTGGGCATCTGGACAAGGTGACATGATCGCGGAACTTGAGTGCCACCATACCATCCAAGCTGATCTGGCTGGTTTTGTTCGAGTGCTAGGTGGAAATGCTCGGCATTTAGCATGTTTTCGTACAAAGGACGGGATGAAAACATTTGCCGAACTCTGTTCGATGCGTCTCCCTGATCAGGTCGATCTTCTTCAGGATTTCTGGGGAACGGGAGAAAGACAGGCAGAGTTGAAACCGAACCAAATCAGTGTCGTCTCTGGAAAGATGAAGTCAATCCATGACTGGGCGTTGGATAGCGACCCGTTTGCGAGGGCGGATCATAAAATCTGGAATCGTTTCTGGATGAGTCTTTGGGGCGCGGCGATTGAAGCGGTTTCTGAATCCTGGGGGTGCGATCTGCAAGATGTGCTACAGAATATGATCTCCCGAAAAAACGAAAGTTTGCCCAATGGTGGAATTCGGATGTCATACGATACGCTGATTCGCCCTTAA